GCTCGGCGTAACGTGATTCATTTTCTTGAACAAAAACAGGATAAAAACAAATAACCATGAATTGGGGTCCAGGGGGCTGGCTCCCTGGCGGATCCAGGGCAGCGCCCTTGCGGGGTCCGGGGCAGCGCCCCGTTTTGTTGTTGTACGCCCCCCCTTTTCCCAGGCCTTTTTTGCGCTGTTTGCAAAAAAGGCTTAAGGGGCGACGGGCCATGGTCCATCATCTGGCGCGTCTTTTTGCGCCAGATGATGGACGCATTGCAGTTTTTATTAGTTTTTAAGCAACTATTGACCACCCTTTCAAGAACTGCCTGGATATGAAAGCCTTTGTCAGGGCTTCGCCCCGAACCCCACCAGGACTCTGTCCTGGACCTGCCAGGGAGCCAGCCCTCTGGACCCCGATTCGTGGCCGGATGGTGAATGGTTACGGTTTGCGAAAACAGAAGTCGGCAGCACGCTGTTTCACATGCGGTTGTCCTGGGGGCGGAGCCTTAATACATTGTTTTTTGACTTTTGACTCAAAATGCATCATGTTTCGTGGACGGTTGGCTGACCTGGAGCGGGTTGGCGTTTGTGGAGACGAGCAGCGATCATGATGCTAATGGATGATGACACATTGCGGTATGGAGTGGGACGGATGCGGATTCTGGTGGCCTGCGACCACGGGGCTGTCGACTTGAAAGCCCAGGTGGTGGAGTATTTGCGGCAACGGGAGCATGAAGTGGTGGACTTGGGAACGCACGGTCCGCAGTCGGTGGATTATCCTGAATTTGCTGGCCGGTTGTGCCGCGCTTTGTTGGCAGGTGAGGGAGACCGTGGGGTGTTGATGTGCGGGACGGGTATTGGCATCTCCATCGCGGCCAATCGCTTTCAGGGCATTCGCGCCGCGTTGTGTCACGATGAACTCACCGCCCGCCTGTCGCGTCTGCACAACGATGCCAATGTTCTGGTCATGGGGGGACGCACGACCGGGCCGGCCACGGCGGATGCCATTCTGACGGCCTGGTTGAAAACCCCCTTCGAGGGGGGACGGCATGAGCGGCGCCTCGCCATCCTGGAACGACAGATGGAGCAACAAAATCAAAAGGGAAACCCATGAAATCCATGCCCGTCGATCTGCAATCATTCGATCCGGAAATGTATGCTGCCATCGGGGAGGAGCTGGGGCGGCAGCGGAACCAGATTGAATTGATCGCCTCGGAAAACATCGTCAGCCGGGCTGTCCTGGAGGCCCAGGGATGCGTGATGACGAACAAATACGCCGAA
The sequence above is a segment of the Magnetococcales bacterium genome. Coding sequences within it:
- the rpiB gene encoding ribose 5-phosphate isomerase B yields the protein MRILVACDHGAVDLKAQVVEYLRQREHEVVDLGTHGPQSVDYPEFAGRLCRALLAGEGDRGVLMCGTGIGISIAANRFQGIRAALCHDELTARLSRLHNDANVLVMGGRTTGPATADAILTAWLKTPFEGGRHERRLAILERQMEQQNQKGNP